From one Cyanobacterium stanieri PCC 7202 genomic stretch:
- a CDS encoding transposase, IS605 OrfB family (PFAM: Helix-turn-helix domain; Putative transposase DNA-binding domain; Probable transposase~TIGRFAM: transposase, IS605 OrfB family, central region~COGs: COG0675 Transposase and inactivated derivatives~InterPro IPR001959:IPR010095~KEGG: mar:MAE_63090 transposase~PFAM: transposase IS891/IS1136/IS1341 family; transposase IS605 OrfB~SPTR: Transposase;~TIGRFAM: transposase, IS605 OrfB family), whose protein sequence is MKQRYNYRIYPTNNQKRLLAQLFGCCRVVFNDAVALCQQIYRDGGKKLNNTQLQKLLITQAKKTKERQWLSNVSNIPLQQSLNDLNQAYSNFFDSCKGKRKGQKVKPPKFKSRKSKQTARFTRGGFKIGQHKIKLSKIGKVKIEWSRKLPSQPSSATVIKDSADRYFISFVVETNPDTLPDNGQSVGIDLGIETLATLSDGQKIKSPKPLKEKLKKLRRCQRNLSRKKKGSNRYNKARKRVAKVHAKVKDTRTDFLHKLSTNIIRENQTIVLEDLNVSGMIKNRKLSKAISDMGWRTFRAMLEAKSEMYGREFIVIDRWTPTSQVCSHCGFNGGKKELNVREWTCINCGTTHDRDENASKNILVAGGHSETQNGRGAGRKTIVKVAVGNEASTHRENGFEQLSLFQPVGIHVRSRRGGCQN, encoded by the coding sequence ATGAAGCAACGCTATAACTACCGCATTTATCCAACCAATAATCAAAAACGATTGTTAGCTCAATTGTTTGGTTGTTGTCGCGTCGTGTTTAATGATGCTGTTGCTTTGTGTCAGCAAATTTATAGAGATGGAGGTAAAAAACTAAATAATACTCAACTTCAAAAACTACTTATCACTCAAGCAAAAAAGACTAAAGAAAGACAATGGTTGTCTAATGTTAGCAATATTCCTCTACAGCAATCGCTCAATGATCTAAACCAAGCCTATTCCAACTTTTTTGATTCCTGTAAAGGGAAAAGAAAAGGACAAAAAGTAAAACCTCCCAAGTTTAAATCACGCAAATCAAAACAAACAGCTAGATTTACTCGTGGCGGGTTTAAGATTGGACAACATAAAATAAAGTTGTCCAAAATAGGTAAAGTTAAAATTGAGTGGTCTAGGAAACTACCAAGTCAACCATCATCGGCAACCGTAATCAAAGATAGCGCTGATAGATACTTTATCTCCTTTGTGGTAGAAACCAATCCAGATACCCTGCCAGATAATGGTCAGAGTGTAGGGATAGATTTAGGCATTGAAACCCTTGCTACTCTTAGCGATGGACAAAAGATTAAATCCCCCAAACCCTTAAAAGAAAAACTGAAGAAGCTAAGACGTTGTCAACGCAACTTAAGCAGAAAGAAAAAAGGGAGTAATAGGTACAATAAAGCCCGTAAACGGGTAGCTAAAGTACACGCAAAGGTGAAGGATACTCGCACGGATTTTCTTCATAAGCTATCTACCAACATTATTCGTGAGAATCAAACAATTGTGTTGGAGGATTTAAATGTCAGTGGCATGATTAAAAACCGTAAGTTAAGTAAAGCAATTAGTGATATGGGATGGCGTACATTTAGAGCTATGCTAGAAGCTAAGTCAGAAATGTACGGGAGAGAGTTTATTGTCATAGATAGATGGACTCCAACATCACAAGTATGCTCTCATTGTGGATTTAACGGCGGTAAAAAAGAATTAAATGTCAGGGAATGGACTTGTATTAATTGCGGTACAACTCATGATCGTGATGAAAACGCCAGTAAAAATATTCTAGTCGCTGGAGGGCATTCAGAGACTCAAAACGGACGTGGAGCAGGGCGTAAGACTATCGTAAAGGTAGCAGTAGGCAATGAAGCGTCAACCCACCGAGAGAATGGATTTGAGCAATTAAGTTTATTCCAGCCAGTAGGAATCCACGTGCGTTCACGCCGTGGCGGATGTCAAAATTGA
- a CDS encoding ribosomal protein PSRP-3/Ycf65 (PFAM: Plastid and cyanobacterial ribosomal protein (PSRP-3 / Ycf65)~InterPro IPR006924~KEGG: syp:SYNPCC7002_A0751 hypothetical protein~PFAM: ribosomal protein PSRP-3/Ycf65~SPTR: Probable 30S ribosomal protein PSRP-3) yields MEATVETLETNIEGRFVLKVVWLDKDVALAVDYVISKGTSPLTPYYFWPRSDAWQDLKDELDKKNWITDTEKIELLNQATEIINFWQEKGRVTSMAQAQQKFPGVVFSGTN; encoded by the coding sequence TTGGAAGCTACAGTAGAAACCTTAGAAACAAACATTGAAGGTCGCTTTGTATTAAAAGTCGTTTGGTTAGACAAAGACGTTGCCCTAGCAGTAGACTATGTTATTAGTAAAGGTACCAGTCCTCTAACTCCTTATTACTTCTGGCCTCGTAGCGATGCTTGGCAAGACTTAAAAGATGAGTTAGACAAGAAAAACTGGATCACCGACACTGAAAAAATCGAATTGTTAAACCAAGCCACCGAAATCATCAATTTCTGGCAAGAAAAAGGTAGAGTTACCTCTATGGCACAGGCACAGCAAAAGTTTCCTGGGGTTGTTTTTTCCGGCACCAACTAA
- a CDS encoding sodium/proton antiporter, CPA1 family (PFAM: Universal stress protein family; Sodium/hydrogen exchanger family~COGs: COG0025 NhaP-type Na+/H+ and K+/H+ antiporter~InterPro IPR006153:IPR006016~KEGG: ter:Tery_2353 hypothetical protein~PFAM: sodium/hydrogen exchanger; UspA domain-containing protein~SPTR: UspA; TC 2.A.36): MLLDFILILIIGFFAGEIVSKFKIPSLVGMILVGIILGSQGINILTESALESADAFRTLAVMIILMKAGLGLDRQKLQEQGNVALRLGFLPAIGEMVVITFMAMSLLNFDLPTGLLLGCILSAESPAVIVPGMLRLKSVGWGVKKGIPDAILTGSALSDVLLLLIFSLLIALFAQESDFTLNSLQLLPFQLILQIVLGIVFGWLLAKILVWILVTKKISQNAVYDTIITASFALLLVVLSNQYPFFSGYLAVMGCGFFLIEFASPLARRLRQGFDALWKVAQIFLFVLLGANIQLDILGNTLVVGLVIIFVGTLVGRMLGWYFSTWGSNWNSKERLFLLPANCAKATVQAAVGAIPLALGIEGGEEILAIAALSILVTAPLGAWAIPTFAPRLLQKGEVDPTKVMINNKIVILTAVNDSPETKGVLTKTAEIARRGNAEVIVLHIIPDNQGSDIDGLKLLTTEVLADIDYQFLVREGSTAERILSIAEDYRVSEIIMGKRNIHQDILMGSVSQRVLENSAIPVMIVDQ, encoded by the coding sequence ATGCTTTTAGATTTTATTTTAATTTTAATTATCGGCTTTTTTGCTGGGGAAATTGTTAGTAAATTTAAAATTCCTAGTCTTGTAGGAATGATTTTAGTAGGAATTATTTTAGGCTCTCAAGGAATAAATATTTTAACTGAATCTGCCCTCGAATCTGCTGATGCTTTCAGAACCCTTGCAGTGATGATTATTTTAATGAAAGCAGGTTTAGGACTGGATCGTCAAAAATTGCAAGAGCAAGGCAATGTTGCCCTTAGATTGGGTTTTCTACCTGCTATTGGTGAGATGGTCGTTATTACTTTTATGGCAATGTCTCTCTTAAATTTTGATTTACCGACAGGGTTGTTATTGGGTTGTATTCTTTCTGCCGAATCCCCTGCGGTGATTGTACCGGGGATGTTACGGCTCAAAAGTGTGGGCTGGGGTGTCAAAAAGGGCATTCCCGATGCTATTTTGACAGGTAGTGCTTTATCGGATGTGTTATTGCTTTTGATTTTCAGTTTATTAATTGCTCTTTTTGCTCAGGAGTCTGATTTTACTTTAAATTCTCTGCAATTATTACCCTTTCAATTAATTTTACAAATTGTTTTAGGAATTGTTTTTGGTTGGTTACTCGCTAAAATATTAGTATGGATATTAGTAACTAAAAAAATCTCTCAAAATGCTGTTTACGACACCATAATTACAGCTAGTTTTGCTCTTTTATTAGTGGTTTTATCCAATCAATATCCATTTTTTTCTGGTTATTTAGCAGTCATGGGTTGTGGTTTTTTTCTCATTGAGTTTGCCTCTCCTTTGGCAAGAAGACTGAGGCAGGGGTTTGATGCCCTTTGGAAAGTTGCTCAAATTTTTCTGTTTGTACTCTTGGGGGCAAATATTCAGTTAGATATACTCGGTAATACTTTGGTTGTGGGGTTAGTTATTATTTTCGTGGGTACTTTGGTAGGTAGAATGTTGGGCTGGTATTTTTCTACTTGGGGTAGTAATTGGAATAGTAAGGAAAGGTTATTTTTGCTTCCTGCTAATTGTGCCAAGGCAACGGTACAGGCGGCGGTGGGTGCGATTCCTTTGGCTTTGGGCATTGAGGGAGGAGAGGAAATATTGGCGATCGCAGCTTTATCTATTTTAGTGACGGCCCCCCTTGGGGCATGGGCGATTCCCACTTTTGCTCCTAGGTTATTACAAAAAGGGGAGGTAGATCCTACTAAGGTGATGATAAATAATAAAATTGTCATCTTGACTGCGGTTAATGATTCACCTGAAACCAAAGGGGTATTAACAAAAACTGCCGAAATAGCGAGAAGGGGTAATGCAGAGGTGATTGTTTTACATATTATTCCTGATAATCAAGGTTCTGATATAGATGGTTTAAAATTACTTACCACTGAGGTTTTGGCGGATATAGACTATCAATTTTTAGTCAGGGAAGGTTCCACTGCCGAAAGAATTTTGAGCATTGCCGAGGATTATAGGGTGTCAGAAATTATCATGGGTAAAAGAAATATTCATCAGGATATATTAATGGGTTCGGTTTCTCAAAGGGTGTTGGAAAATAGTGCTATTCCTGTGATGATTGTTGACCAATAA
- a CDS encoding HAD superfamily (subfamily IA) hydrolase, TIGR01548 (TIGRFAM: haloacid dehalogenase superfamily, subfamily IA, variant 1 with third motif having Dx(3-4)D or Dx(3-4)E; haloacid dehalogenase superfamily, subfamily IA hydrolase, TIGR01548~COGs: COG0546 phosphatase~InterPro IPR006438~KEGG: ter:Tery_3452 HAD family hydrolase~SPTR: HAD superfamily (Subfamily IA) hydrolase, TIGR01548;~TIGRFAM: HAD superfamily (subfamily IA) hydrolase, TIGR01548), translated as MVAIVIFDIDGVIRDVTNSYRRALADTVEHFTEGNFRPSMAEIDSLKGEGVWNNDWEGSQELIYRYYEGIGKSRSHLRYSYEEIVHFFQCRYRGRDPENADTWDGYITQEPLLVDLDFFHTLTENGYYWGFFSGATKGSAEYILTRRLGLKDPVLVAMEDAPGKPDPTGLFMAVESIKQRNNIQQSLPIIYLGDTVADMITISRAKSIKPDHDLRAIAVLPPHIHQQDNLMADYSQKMLDAGAQQVLTRVTDFINP; from the coding sequence ATGGTGGCAATTGTAATTTTTGATATTGATGGTGTAATTCGTGATGTGACTAATTCTTATCGTCGGGCTTTAGCGGATACAGTGGAACATTTTACGGAGGGAAATTTTCGTCCTAGTATGGCGGAAATTGATAGTTTGAAGGGGGAGGGGGTTTGGAATAATGATTGGGAAGGTTCTCAGGAGTTAATTTATCGTTATTATGAGGGGATAGGAAAATCCCGATCGCACCTTAGATATTCTTATGAGGAAATTGTCCACTTTTTCCAGTGTCGTTACCGTGGTAGGGATCCTGAAAATGCGGACACTTGGGATGGTTATATTACCCAAGAACCTTTATTAGTGGATCTGGATTTTTTTCATACCTTAACAGAGAATGGTTATTATTGGGGTTTTTTTAGTGGGGCGACTAAGGGCTCGGCAGAATATATTTTAACCCGCCGTTTGGGTTTAAAGGATCCTGTATTAGTTGCCATGGAGGATGCACCGGGAAAGCCTGATCCTACGGGGTTATTTATGGCAGTAGAATCTATTAAGCAGAGAAATAATATTCAGCAGTCTTTACCTATTATTTATCTAGGTGATACCGTGGCGGATATGATCACTATTTCTCGGGCTAAATCTATTAAACCTGATCATGATTTAAGGGCGATCGCCGTTTTACCTCCCCACATTCATCAACAGGACAATTTAATGGCTGATTATAGTCAAAAAATGCTCGATGCGGGGGCGCAACAGGTATTAACCCGAGTCACGGATTTTATCAACCCGTAG
- a CDS encoding Methyltransferase type 11 (PFAM: Methyltransferase domain~COGs: COG2226 Methylase involved in ubiquinone/menaquinone biosynthesis~InterPro IPR013216~KEGG: ava:Ava_3797 hypothetical protein~PFAM: Methyltransferase type 11~SPTR: Methyltransferase domain family) produces the protein MTYLETTAKFYSEVAQTPEVGLCCVQSSSLQLPGLKIPCKMQEMNYGCGTTVHPNELANNPTVLYVGVGGGLEALQFAYFSRHQGGVIAVEPVEAMRNVARENLKQATTLNDWFQEEFVEIREGDAFNLPVADESVDLVAQNCLFNIFEPQDLAKALKEVYRVLKPGGKLLMSDPIATQPIPSHLRQDERLRAMCLSGALTYNQYIKHLIDTGFGQVEIRTRRPYRLLDTNSYQLEKPLLLESLDTVSFKVPIADDGACIFTGKTAIYHGDLDHFDDNAGHILTKGVPASVCDKTAAKLNKFSDIYITDSTWHYDGGGCC, from the coding sequence ATGACCTATTTAGAAACCACAGCCAAATTTTACTCAGAAGTCGCTCAAACCCCCGAAGTGGGTTTATGTTGCGTCCAAAGTAGTTCATTACAACTACCTGGGTTAAAAATTCCCTGCAAAATGCAAGAAATGAACTACGGCTGTGGCACAACGGTACACCCCAACGAACTCGCTAATAATCCCACCGTTTTGTATGTAGGAGTAGGAGGCGGTTTAGAAGCTCTGCAATTCGCTTATTTTAGCCGTCATCAAGGGGGAGTTATTGCCGTTGAACCTGTGGAAGCCATGAGAAATGTGGCAAGGGAGAATTTAAAACAAGCCACTACCCTTAATGATTGGTTTCAAGAAGAATTTGTGGAAATCCGAGAAGGTGATGCCTTTAACTTACCCGTAGCAGACGAATCCGTTGATTTGGTAGCCCAAAATTGTCTATTCAATATTTTTGAACCCCAAGACTTAGCCAAAGCCCTCAAGGAAGTTTATCGAGTCTTAAAACCGGGGGGAAAATTGTTAATGAGTGATCCCATCGCCACCCAACCCATACCCTCCCATCTCAGGCAGGATGAACGTTTACGCGCCATGTGCTTATCAGGGGCGCTGACTTATAACCAATATATCAAACATTTAATTGATACAGGTTTTGGGCAGGTAGAAATTCGTACCCGTCGCCCTTACCGTTTATTAGATACTAACAGTTATCAGTTAGAAAAACCCCTCTTATTAGAAAGTTTAGATACCGTATCTTTTAAAGTACCTATTGCCGATGATGGGGCTTGTATTTTTACAGGAAAAACGGCTATTTATCATGGTGATTTAGATCATTTTGATGACAATGCAGGACATATTTTAACTAAGGGAGTACCTGCTTCTGTATGTGATAAAACCGCTGCTAAATTAAACAAATTTTCTGATATTTATATCACTGATTCCACATGGCATTATGACGGTGGAGGTTGTTGTTAA
- a CDS encoding Uncharacterized protein family UPF0079, ATPase (PFAM: Uncharacterised P-loop hydrolase UPF0079~TIGRFAM: ATPase, YjeE family~COGs: COG0802 ATPase or kinase~InterPro IPR003442~KEGG: cyc:PCC7424_2639 protein of unknown function UPF0079~PFAM: Uncharacterised protein family UPF0079, ATPase~SPTR: Putative uncharacterized protein) encodes MGKEVIFLADEWETRKLGEKIAQHLTPNTVILLRGNLGAGKTTFIQGLGFGLGIESAIASPTFTLINEYLEGRLPLYHIDLYRLGSEEIKQLHLQTYWEGIEVEPGITAIEWSELLPHLPPDYLQVELTINDDDTRQAIIINLSSG; translated from the coding sequence ATGGGTAAAGAAGTAATTTTTTTAGCTGATGAGTGGGAAACGAGAAAGTTGGGGGAAAAAATAGCCCAACATTTGACTCCCAACACCGTCATTTTATTACGGGGAAATTTGGGGGCTGGGAAAACTACTTTTATTCAAGGCTTAGGGTTCGGTTTAGGCATTGAAAGTGCGATCGCATCTCCCACTTTTACTTTAATAAATGAATATTTAGAGGGGCGTTTGCCCCTATATCACATCGATTTGTATCGTCTCGGTAGCGAGGAAATCAAACAGCTACATCTCCAAACCTACTGGGAAGGTATAGAAGTTGAACCGGGTATCACCGCTATCGAATGGTCAGAATTGTTACCCCATTTACCCCCTGATTATTTACAGGTGGAGTTAACTATTAATGATGATGATACCCGACAAGCAATAATCATTAATCTCAGTTCGGGATAA
- a CDS encoding hypothetical protein (PFAM: Protein of unknown function (DUF3120)~KEGG: cyc:PCC7424_4190 hypothetical protein~SPTR: Putative uncharacterized protein) encodes MFNNTFLTQISSFLPSAVSVVSQYQQGLWQDQEKRQGILIFFASAFLVSIPVFFQAPLVRVFPWLSLVSTLVWVYFGLKLRLQPKTYLWGDIIIGFSWSWLCGSIYWGWLRWTPAIHIPIEAIGLPFALWGIWRGWGLIGNYFYLGSLLGTAITDLYFYIVGLIPYWKEIMDTDPTLVKPILQGAIAQVNTVWGISWAILLANILLGISLYALQKRKLHHLAFAGAVLSTIFTDGLFLVAAYFGVGA; translated from the coding sequence TTGTTTAACAATACCTTTTTAACTCAAATTAGTTCTTTTTTGCCCTCCGCTGTGAGTGTTGTTAGTCAATATCAGCAGGGTTTATGGCAGGATCAAGAAAAGCGTCAAGGCATTCTCATTTTTTTTGCTTCTGCTTTTCTGGTTTCTATTCCTGTTTTTTTTCAAGCCCCCTTGGTTCGTGTTTTTCCGTGGTTGAGTTTAGTTTCTACTCTAGTTTGGGTTTATTTTGGTTTAAAATTGCGATTGCAACCTAAAACCTATCTTTGGGGTGATATAATCATCGGTTTTAGTTGGAGTTGGCTATGTGGCTCAATTTATTGGGGATGGTTGAGATGGACTCCTGCGATTCATATTCCCATCGAGGCCATCGGCTTACCATTTGCCCTGTGGGGTATTTGGCGAGGTTGGGGTTTGATTGGTAACTATTTCTATCTCGGTTCGTTACTGGGTACTGCTATTACAGATTTATACTTTTATATCGTTGGTTTAATCCCCTACTGGAAAGAAATCATGGATACTGACCCTACTTTGGTTAAACCTATTTTACAAGGGGCGATCGCCCAAGTAAACACGGTGTGGGGAATTAGTTGGGCGATATTACTGGCTAATATTCTACTGGGTATTAGTTTATATGCCCTCCAAAAAAGAAAACTTCATCACCTAGCCTTTGCAGGGGCTGTGTTGAGTACCATTTTCACTGACGGGTTATTTTTAGTAGCCGCTTACTTTGGAGTGGGTGCTTAA
- a CDS encoding hypothetical protein (KEGG: hypothetical protein~SPTR: Putative uncharacterized protein;~manually curated) — MKKVHLTILITPEEKEKLKLYCEQTGRNPTEVVRDFIRRIRLKE; from the coding sequence ATGAAAAAAGTTCACTTAACAATTTTGATAACTCCCGAAGAAAAAGAAAAATTGAAGTTATATTGTGAGCAAACGGGAAGAAATCCAACTGAGGTAGTAAGAGATTTTATTAGGAGGATAAGATTAAAAGAGTAG
- a CDS encoding DnaJ protein (KEGG: cca:CCA00323 DnaJ protein~SPTR: Chaperone protein dnaJ) has translation MKFCIKCKGSGKILEKKLSDYINSFDYYPAVCPECEGQGLVKAKKAYR, from the coding sequence ATGAAATTTTGTATAAAATGCAAGGGTAGCGGAAAAATTTTAGAAAAAAAATTATCAGACTATATCAACTCTTTTGACTACTATCCAGCAGTATGTCCTGAGTGTGAAGGGCAAGGCTTAGTAAAGGCTAAAAAAGCCTATAGATAA
- a CDS encoding non-canonical purine NTP pyrophosphatase, rdgB/HAM1 family (PFAM: Ham1 family~TIGRFAM: non-canonical purine NTP pyrophosphatase, RdgB/HAM1 family~COGs: COG0127 Xanthosine triphosphate pyrophosphatase~InterPro IPR002637:IPR020922~KEGG: cyh:Cyan8802_1396 non-canonical purine NTP pyrophosphatase, RdgB/HAM1 family~PFAM: Ham1 family protein~SPTR: Nucleoside-triphosphatase;~TIGRFAM: non-canonical purine NTP pyrophosphatase, rdgB/HAM1 family) — protein MKKLVLATGSKGKLKEFQGYLEDLDLELLMKPKDLEVEETGITFMENAILKASQVALATGEWAIADDSGLMIDALDGAPGIYSARYAPTAQECIDRVLRELDGESNRQAQFVCAVAIASGDGKIVLQNEGICRGEILTEEKGQGGFGYDPIFYVPEIGQTFAQMPSQIKDKISHRGVAMASVLPQLKRLFQ, from the coding sequence ATGAAAAAGTTAGTATTGGCAACAGGGAGCAAGGGAAAACTTAAGGAGTTTCAAGGTTATTTAGAGGATTTAGATTTAGAGTTGCTGATGAAGCCCAAAGATTTAGAAGTAGAAGAAACGGGAATAACTTTTATGGAAAATGCCATTTTAAAAGCTAGTCAGGTGGCTCTGGCTACGGGAGAATGGGCGATCGCCGATGATTCAGGTTTGATGATCGATGCTTTGGATGGGGCACCAGGGATTTATTCGGCAAGATATGCCCCAACGGCTCAAGAATGTATTGACAGGGTTTTAAGGGAGTTGGACGGGGAAAGTAATCGTCAAGCTCAATTTGTCTGTGCCGTGGCGATCGCCTCTGGGGATGGTAAAATTGTTTTGCAAAATGAAGGAATCTGTCGAGGGGAAATATTAACCGAGGAAAAAGGGCAAGGAGGATTTGGTTATGATCCCATTTTTTATGTGCCAGAAATAGGACAAACCTTTGCCCAGATGCCCTCACAAATCAAAGACAAAATTAGCCATCGTGGAGTAGCCATGGCTAGTGTATTACCTCAACTAAAAAGGCTTTTCCAATAA
- a CDS encoding hypothetical protein (PFAM: DNA recombination-mediator protein A~KEGG: cyh:Cyan8802_0811 hypothetical protein~SPTR: Putative uncharacterized protein), protein MSQALEISNLDTLAQELAAIQQTSSKKIALLGSRHVPITHQHLIEMMSYALVLGGNRLITSGAAGTNSAAIRGAMRADPNLLTVILPQSLDRQPKESQDQLQKVIHLVENPDNNHLSLGEASADCNREIISRCQQLICFAFHDSHTLMKTCEEAEEQRKVVTLFYFD, encoded by the coding sequence TTGAGTCAAGCATTAGAAATTTCAAACTTAGATACCCTAGCACAAGAATTAGCAGCTATTCAGCAAACTAGCTCAAAAAAAATCGCTTTGCTAGGTTCGCGCCATGTGCCGATAACTCATCAACACCTGATTGAGATGATGAGCTATGCTCTTGTATTGGGTGGCAATCGTTTAATCACTTCTGGGGCAGCAGGAACTAATTCTGCGGCTATTAGGGGGGCTATGAGGGCTGATCCCAATCTTTTGACGGTTATCTTACCCCAAAGTCTGGATCGTCAGCCCAAGGAATCTCAGGATCAACTCCAGAAGGTAATTCATCTGGTGGAAAATCCCGATAACAATCATCTTTCTCTGGGGGAAGCTAGTGCTGATTGTAACCGAGAAATTATTTCTCGTTGTCAACAGTTGATTTGTTTTGCTTTCCACGATAGTCATACTCTGATGAAAACTTGTGAGGAAGCCGAAGAGCAAAGAAAGGTAGTCACTTTGTTTTATTTTGATTAG